A genomic stretch from Spongiibacter nanhainus includes:
- the rbfA gene encoding 30S ribosome-binding factor RbfA has product MKEFSRTDRISDFLKRELGTLIQMELRDPRIGMVSVTDAEVSRDLSHAKIYVTVMGKDDAESAAESIAALNKAAGFLRSQIARVNNARTTPQLRFYFDSSIGRGQHLSNLIQRAVESDRSRNADNDD; this is encoded by the coding sequence GTGAAAGAATTTAGCCGTACCGATCGTATTAGTGACTTTCTCAAGCGGGAGTTGGGTACACTGATTCAGATGGAACTCCGCGACCCCCGCATCGGCATGGTGTCTGTCACCGATGCCGAGGTGAGTCGCGACCTCAGTCATGCCAAGATCTACGTTACGGTAATGGGTAAAGACGACGCTGAGTCTGCCGCAGAGTCGATTGCAGCGCTCAATAAGGCGGCGGGTTTTCTGCGCAGCCAGATTGCCCGGGTCAACAACGCCCGCACCACACCCCAGTTACGGTTTTACTTTGATTCCTCCATCGGTCGCGGTCAGCATCTCAGTAATCTGATCCAGCGCGCGGTGGAGTCCGACCGCAGTCGCAATGCCGACAACGACGACTAA